The proteins below are encoded in one region of Cetobacterium sp. ZOR0034:
- a CDS encoding helix-turn-helix domain-containing protein, with protein sequence MKIREKYTCPLELAYDILKGKWKMVILYQIHWRGKASLSELENDIVGINQKMLLQHLKELMKFGFVEKYNYEGYPLRVEYFLTENRGKKVVKVLEMMQDIGKEILDEIEK encoded by the coding sequence GTTAGCATATGATATTTTAAAAGGGAAATGGAAAATGGTAATTTTATATCAAATCCACTGGAGAGGCAAAGCCTCTTTATCAGAACTTGAAAATGATATTGTTGGAATCAATCAAAAAATGTTGTTACAACATCTTAAAGAACTTATGAAATTCGGCTTTGTCGAGAAATATAACTATGAAGGATATCCTTTAAGAGTTGAATATTTTTTGACTGAAAATAGAGGTAAAAAAGTAGTTAAAGTTCTTGAGATGATGCAAGATATAGGAAAAGAGATTCTTGACGAGATAGAAAAATAA